The genomic window AGTTCGAGAGAACGAAACCGCATGTGAACGTGGGGACGATCGGGCACATCGACCACGGCAAGACGACCCTGACGGCGGCCATCACGAAGGTGCTGGCGACCAAGGGGCT from Candidatus Aminicenantes bacterium includes these protein-coding regions:
- a CDS encoding GTP-binding protein, with product MAKAKFERTKPHVNVGTIGHIDHGKTTLTAAITKVLATKGL